In Candidatus Gastranaerophilales bacterium, the following are encoded in one genomic region:
- the ftsW gene encoding putative lipid II flippase FtsW, whose protein sequence is MSYKSNPSKRTKPPRTRYKIYPVDANLLIIVIILSIFGTVAVFSAGAPEGADYYQNPLYYPIKHLIFGVIGFIFMAIAALIDYKKWKKWAIPISVVIILLIVATLIPGLGKTTYGSSRWLTFLPVQPSEFGKFACVILAASALSQVKSLFDEKMLVNFGLIVFMMGVIFIQPNLSIFLLLAGTCVAMALAAGMSYRMLLLFGACSLPVLLMKIKGTTYQMNRIQGWLDPFSDPQGIGYNLIQSWYAISSGGLLGVGLGNSKQKLYWLPFGHTDFIFAVIAEELGFLGSVCLIILFVLFIKRGFKISARCEDKFGKLLGFGITFIIGAQAFINMCVATGVFPVTGVTLPLISYGGSSFMITTFMIGILLNISRKRTERVEHE, encoded by the coding sequence ATGTCTTACAAAAGTAACCCGTCTAAACGTACAAAACCGCCAAGAACAAGATATAAAATTTATCCTGTCGATGCGAATTTGCTTATTATCGTTATAATTTTATCGATATTCGGGACGGTTGCCGTTTTTTCTGCGGGCGCGCCTGAAGGGGCTGATTATTACCAAAATCCGCTTTATTATCCGATTAAACACCTTATTTTTGGGGTCATAGGTTTTATTTTTATGGCTATAGCGGCTCTTATCGACTATAAAAAGTGGAAGAAATGGGCGATACCTATTTCTGTTGTTATTATACTTTTAATAGTTGCTACGCTTATTCCGGGGCTTGGCAAGACTACTTACGGTTCTTCAAGATGGCTTACTTTTTTGCCTGTACAACCGTCTGAATTCGGCAAATTTGCCTGTGTTATTTTGGCGGCAAGCGCTCTTTCTCAGGTGAAGTCATTGTTTGATGAAAAGATGCTCGTTAACTTCGGGCTGATTGTTTTTATGATGGGCGTAATATTTATACAGCCGAACCTGAGTATCTTTTTGCTTCTTGCGGGAACATGCGTTGCCATGGCATTAGCGGCAGGCATGAGCTATAGAATGTTGTTGCTTTTCGGGGCTTGTTCGTTGCCGGTGCTGCTTATGAAAATCAAAGGTACGACTTATCAAATGAACAGAATACAAGGCTGGCTTGACCCGTTTTCTGACCCTCAAGGGATAGGTTATAACCTTATTCAAAGCTGGTATGCCATATCATCAGGCGGACTTTTAGGAGTCGGGTTAGGTAATTCAAAACAGAAACTTTACTGGCTGCCTTTTGGGCATACAGATTTTATTTTTGCTGTTATAGCCGAAGAATTGGGCTTTTTGGGAAGTGTTTGTCTGATAATTCTTTTTGTTCTGTTTATAAAACGGGGATTTAAAATTTCAGCCCGATGTGAGGATAAATTCGGCAAACTTTTAGGATTTGGTATAACATTTATAATAGGTGCTCAGGCATTTATCAATATGTGTGTTGCAACAGGAGTATTCCCTGTAACAGGTGTAACTTTGCCGTTGATAAGCTATGGCGGCTCGTCTTTTATGATTACTACGTTTATGATAGGGATACTTTTAAATATTTCACGAAAACGAACGGAAAGAGTTGAACATGAGTAA
- a CDS encoding UDP-N-acetylmuramoyl-tripeptide--D-alanyl-D-alanine ligase, translated as MVSPYFALKDLINCTNGKLYGSADKLGNFSVSTDTRTLSKNDIYIALKGEKFDGHDFVVKAFECGCQGAVISKNNVDNFKDLLAEGRFFIAVDDTSKAYLKIANFYRKQQNVKIIAITGSSGKTTTKEMVYAVLNSQFNTQKSIKNHNNEIGLCQTLLSIEPETQYCVIEMGMRAQGEVDLLSKYAQPDVAVITNVGPAHIGILGSLENIAKAKCEIVNYLQQDGVLFALDDELIKNNVKTEAKKEFYSLDDVNIISRTSGGSIFNYKDALYRINEFAEFNILNALVAIKIGQYVGMKHDEIQSGLLSFRNVEFRNEVTILDCGATVISDCYNANPFSVEASIKSVSEIYKDKNIIVVFGDMLELGEFEKDYHRKTGEIINNSNVNYFTTVGELAKIAAEQVENKKTKSFSSTEEAVSFLKTIIDKNSLVLLKASRGMRFEEILKGLKDLK; from the coding sequence ATGGTAAGTCCTTATTTTGCGCTTAAAGATTTGATAAACTGTACTAACGGCAAATTGTACGGCAGCGCAGATAAACTGGGGAATTTTTCTGTTTCTACAGATACACGTACCTTAAGTAAAAATGATATTTATATCGCATTGAAAGGTGAAAAATTTGATGGGCATGATTTTGTAGTTAAAGCATTTGAGTGCGGCTGCCAAGGCGCTGTCATTTCTAAAAATAATGTTGATAATTTTAAAGATTTATTGGCGGAGGGACGATTTTTTATAGCGGTGGATGACACTTCGAAAGCTTATTTGAAAATAGCAAACTTTTATCGCAAACAACAAAATGTAAAAATAATAGCTATAACAGGTTCCTCAGGCAAAACTACTACCAAAGAAATGGTTTATGCTGTATTGAACTCCCAATTTAATACTCAAAAATCAATTAAAAACCACAATAATGAAATAGGTTTATGCCAAACATTACTTTCTATAGAACCTGAAACCCAATATTGTGTTATTGAAATGGGCATGAGAGCGCAAGGCGAAGTAGACCTTTTATCCAAATATGCGCAACCTGATGTTGCCGTTATTACCAATGTCGGACCTGCTCATATAGGTATTTTAGGCTCACTTGAAAATATTGCAAAAGCAAAGTGCGAGATAGTTAACTACTTGCAACAAGACGGGGTTTTATTTGCTCTTGATGACGAGTTGATAAAAAATAACGTTAAAACAGAGGCTAAAAAAGAGTTTTACAGCCTTGATGATGTAAATATAATATCAAGAACGTCAGGGGGAAGTATTTTTAACTACAAAGACGCATTATATAGGATAAATGAATTTGCCGAGTTTAATATTCTGAATGCTCTTGTCGCCATCAAAATAGGGCAATATGTCGGTATGAAACATGATGAAATTCAATCAGGATTGTTAAGCTTCAGGAATGTTGAATTCAGAAATGAGGTAACCATCTTGGATTGCGGTGCAACAGTGATATCTGATTGTTATAATGCTAACCCGTTTTCTGTTGAGGCTTCTATCAAATCTGTTTCCGAAATTTATAAAGACAAAAATATTATAGTTGTGTTTGGTGATATGCTTGAGTTAGGGGAATTTGAAAAAGATTACCACAGAAAAACAGGTGAAATAATAAACAATTCAAATGTAAACTATTTCACAACTGTAGGAGAGCTTGCTAAAATAGCAGCAGAGCAAGTTGAAAATAAAAAAACAAAAAGCTTTAGTTCAACAGAGGAAGCAGTATCATTTTTGAAAACAATCATCGATAAAAATTCTCTGGTTTTGCTAAAAGCTTCACGGGGAATGAGATTTGAAGAAATATTGAAGGGATTGAAGGATTTAAAATGA
- the murG gene encoding undecaprenyldiphospho-muramoylpentapeptide beta-N-acetylglucosaminyltransferase, with translation MSKTSDKQKKGLKIVLAGGGTGGHIYTAVAVGRELLEDPEVKKIYYVGNPTNLEKTVVDDENFIFLPITISGMPRKIGLGLFKWMFQLFFAVMDCLKYFKRIKPDCILGTGGYVSGPALIAGKMLKIPYMLHDSDACPGIVTRKMANGAKVVSIAFEQAKDYLKGANVKFNGNPVRSTFSALDRKECREELALAQDKFTVLVMGGSQGAQSINKAICECLDELIIDYNMQFIHQTGFKNYEVYMDSLSSELRNNPAYIVKPYFENMAVPLGAADLVVARAGSLSISEFNICALPSILIPYPYAANDHQRFNAKAMEETGASIMLDDKLCDRDNLKEIIVDLYVNRDKLLLMKEKNIEIAKDHATKTIAKQLKDMAI, from the coding sequence ATGAGTAAAACATCAGATAAACAAAAAAAAGGCTTAAAAATTGTTTTGGCAGGCGGCGGCACGGGCGGGCATATTTATACGGCTGTAGCTGTCGGCAGAGAACTGCTGGAAGACCCGGAAGTTAAGAAGATTTATTATGTAGGCAACCCTACTAATCTGGAAAAGACGGTTGTTGACGATGAAAATTTTATTTTTCTTCCTATTACAATATCAGGCATGCCCAGAAAAATAGGGTTAGGGCTTTTTAAGTGGATGTTTCAACTGTTTTTTGCGGTAATGGATTGTTTAAAATATTTTAAACGTATAAAACCCGACTGTATTTTGGGTACAGGCGGTTATGTCAGCGGACCTGCTCTTATAGCGGGTAAAATGTTGAAAATCCCGTATATGCTTCACGATAGTGATGCCTGTCCGGGTATTGTTACAAGAAAAATGGCAAACGGCGCTAAAGTAGTCAGTATAGCATTTGAACAGGCAAAAGATTATCTTAAAGGCGCTAATGTTAAATTTAACGGCAACCCTGTAAGGAGTACTTTTAGCGCACTTGACAGAAAGGAATGCCGGGAAGAGTTAGCTTTAGCTCAGGATAAATTCACGGTGCTTGTAATGGGCGGTTCACAGGGCGCACAATCTATAAACAAGGCGATTTGTGAGTGTTTGGATGAGCTTATTATTGATTATAATATGCAGTTTATCCACCAGACAGGGTTTAAAAATTACGAGGTTTATATGGATTCTTTAAGTAGTGAACTTAGAAATAATCCTGCTTATATAGTGAAACCTTATTTTGAAAATATGGCAGTGCCTTTGGGTGCAGCGGATTTAGTAGTCGCAAGGGCAGGTTCTTTGTCCATAAGTGAGTTTAATATATGCGCTCTTCCGAGTATTCTTATTCCTTATCCATATGCGGCTAATGACCACCAGCGATTTAATGCCAAAGCTATGGAAGAAACAGGCGCAAGCATTATGCTTGATGATAAACTATGCGACAGGGATAATTTAAAAGAAATTATTGTGGATTTGTACGTAAATCGTGATAAATTGTTATTAATGAAGGAAAAAAATATCGAAATTGCAAAAGACCATGCGACAAAGACTATAGCTAAGCAGCTAAAAGATATGGCAATTTAA
- a CDS encoding tetratricopeptide repeat protein — protein sequence MDKNTQKALEFYNKKNYEEAITYFQKALEFTEIGDFWTFNNIATSYYSLGQYEHAIEFYLKALELNSKAADVYLNLANAYKAEGLIGDAIGTLQTAVAANPSSMNLHHGLAMLFFEDCQYDLALSELEIVLDNDPVNIDANYDIARVYYEMGLYDSAIAHYIKVLDNIDNSADIHYNIALSYEANNDIDKAIYHLFNVISINEAYYPAYKKLGVMFLAKGEKEEAKEYLEKYISFDLPDDEKENIKKILKK from the coding sequence ATGGATAAAAATACGCAAAAAGCCCTTGAGTTTTATAATAAAAAAAATTACGAAGAGGCAATAACTTATTTTCAAAAAGCATTAGAATTCACTGAAATCGGTGATTTTTGGACTTTTAATAATATAGCAACATCCTACTACAGTTTGGGACAATATGAGCATGCTATAGAATTTTATTTAAAGGCGCTTGAGCTTAATTCAAAAGCCGCTGATGTTTACTTGAATTTGGCTAATGCTTACAAAGCCGAAGGCCTTATAGGTGATGCTATAGGAACTTTGCAAACTGCTGTTGCAGCTAACCCTTCATCAATGAATTTGCACCATGGGCTTGCGATGTTGTTTTTTGAAGATTGTCAGTATGATTTGGCATTGAGCGAACTTGAAATAGTCTTAGACAATGACCCTGTGAATATTGACGCTAACTATGATATAGCAAGAGTTTATTATGAAATGGGACTTTATGACAGTGCTATTGCCCATTATATAAAGGTTTTAGACAATATAGACAATAGCGCCGATATTCATTATAACATTGCACTGTCTTATGAGGCTAATAATGATATAGACAAGGCTATTTATCACCTTTTTAACGTCATTTCCATAAATGAGGCATATTATCCTGCATATAAAAAACTCGGGGTGATGTTCCTTGCAAAAGGCGAAAAAGAAGAAGCAAAAGAATATCTGGAAAAATACATTTCCTTTGATTTGCCTGACGATGAAAAGGAAAATATTAAGAAAATTCTTAAAAAATAA
- the tmk gene encoding dTMP kinase, which produces MRLEKSHNLPGTLICVEGIDGSGKSTQLSVLNDWLSVMFQDVIFTEWNSSRLISQTTKLAKKKSQLSPRTFSLLHAVDFADRLEQVIIPALKAGFIVLADRYVYTAFARDAARGVDSSWVRSMYGFAIQPDLAMYFNVPVEVSLQRICSNRQPKFYEAGMDLKLSNDPYESYRIFQGRVISEYDKMVDEYNLVNIDATQSIHSQQLKFREIVKKILSNKGIKIGQTK; this is translated from the coding sequence TCGCACAATTTACCCGGTACTTTAATATGCGTAGAAGGTATCGACGGTTCGGGAAAATCTACCCAGCTTTCTGTTCTTAACGATTGGCTGAGTGTAATGTTTCAAGATGTTATTTTTACTGAATGGAATTCTTCACGTTTGATTTCTCAAACCACCAAGCTCGCCAAGAAAAAATCCCAGCTCAGCCCCAGAACCTTCAGCCTGTTGCATGCCGTTGATTTTGCCGACAGATTGGAACAGGTTATTATACCGGCGCTTAAGGCAGGCTTTATCGTACTTGCAGACAGGTATGTTTATACCGCTTTTGCAAGAGATGCAGCAAGAGGCGTTGACTCAAGCTGGGTTCGCAGCATGTACGGTTTTGCTATTCAGCCTGATTTGGCTATGTATTTTAACGTGCCTGTAGAGGTTTCATTGCAGAGGATTTGCTCTAATCGGCAGCCAAAGTTCTATGAAGCAGGCATGGATTTAAAGTTGAGCAATGACCCTTATGAGAGTTACAGGATTTTTCAAGGACGTGTAATATCAGAATATGACAAAATGGTTGATGAATATAATTTGGTGAATATTGATGCAACGCAGTCTATTCACTCCCAGCAGTTAAAATTCAGGGAAATAGTGAAGAAAATACTTTCAAATAAAGGAATAAAAATTGGGCAAACTAAGTAA
- the murD gene encoding UDP-N-acetylmuramoyl-L-alanine--D-glutamate ligase, which translates to MQLAGKNITVLGLSISGIAVAKYAARNGAYVVITEKRSFAPRDEALLTELNALKIKVEMGFHSDEVIKNADIIVTSPGIPPHSDVFTSVEKYNKEVISEIDFAYLNKPEKSEFITITGTNGKTTTTKLLSEILTNAGFKAPFCGNIGIPPTSLLDEDVDFFVTEISSYQINYTKYLKPYVSAFLNYTSDHVTWHGSEEEYLRVKASHFIGENTPEYAVLNFQDKNVREIADKTTAKVFAFDDEFQQECVFERNSKIFYKKDQNIEKICDLTKARLFGRHNYQNIACAVSVAKILGVDNNIIQKTIEEFAAPEHRIEFVREIGGIKYYNDSKATNCDSTICALKAFKDKVVLIAGGRDKMTDLGEFCETVVQKVSDVILIGEAAERFEQNLRSFGFKNILSADSLEEAVDIAGKLNHGDVLLSPACASFDMFNNFEERGKAFKNYVLQK; encoded by the coding sequence ATGCAGCTTGCGGGTAAGAATATAACGGTCTTGGGTTTATCAATCAGCGGCATAGCCGTGGCAAAATATGCCGCACGAAATGGCGCTTATGTAGTTATCACGGAGAAGAGAAGTTTTGCGCCTCGGGATGAAGCACTATTAACGGAGCTTAACGCTCTGAAAATTAAAGTAGAGATGGGCTTTCACTCTGATGAAGTGATTAAAAACGCGGATATTATAGTTACAAGTCCCGGTATCCCGCCTCATAGCGATGTTTTTACTTCGGTCGAAAAGTATAATAAAGAGGTAATAAGCGAGATTGATTTTGCATACCTGAACAAACCTGAAAAATCCGAATTCATAACAATAACGGGTACTAACGGTAAAACAACCACTACAAAACTTTTAAGCGAAATACTCACAAATGCGGGCTTCAAGGCGCCTTTTTGCGGAAACATAGGTATTCCGCCGACGAGTTTGCTGGATGAAGATGTCGATTTTTTTGTTACGGAAATAAGCTCTTACCAGATTAATTATACGAAGTATTTAAAGCCTTATGTTTCTGCTTTTCTTAACTATACAAGCGACCATGTAACCTGGCATGGCAGTGAAGAAGAATATTTAAGGGTAAAAGCTTCTCATTTTATCGGTGAAAATACACCGGAATATGCGGTGTTGAATTTTCAGGATAAGAACGTCCGTGAAATAGCAGATAAAACAACCGCTAAGGTTTTTGCGTTTGATGATGAATTTCAGCAAGAGTGCGTTTTTGAAAGAAACAGTAAAATATTTTATAAAAAAGACCAAAATATAGAAAAAATTTGCGATTTAACAAAAGCAAGGCTATTCGGCAGGCATAATTACCAGAATATAGCCTGCGCTGTCAGTGTGGCAAAGATTTTGGGGGTGGATAACAATATAATTCAAAAAACCATAGAGGAGTTTGCCGCACCGGAACACCGAATTGAATTTGTCAGAGAAATTGGCGGTATTAAATACTATAACGATTCAAAAGCTACTAACTGCGATTCCACAATTTGCGCTTTAAAAGCGTTTAAAGATAAGGTTGTACTGATAGCAGGCGGCAGAGATAAAATGACCGATTTGGGCGAATTTTGCGAAACTGTTGTACAAAAAGTTTCTGACGTTATTTTAATAGGCGAAGCAGCAGAGCGATTTGAGCAGAATTTGAGAAGCTTTGGTTTTAAAAATATCTTAAGCGCTGATTCTTTGGAAGAGGCTGTTGATATTGCAGGGAAATTAAACCATGGGGATGTTTTATTATCCCCTGCCTGCGCAAGCTTTGATATGTTTAACAATTTTGAAGAAAGGGGAAAGGCTTTTAAAAATTATGTCTTACAAAAGTAA
- the mraY gene encoding phospho-N-acetylmuramoyl-pentapeptide-transferase, protein MTLVFVSGLIALLLTMIAGVPYLDFLKKKTLGQYIREEVPERHNQKAGTPTMGGIIIVVSAIVASVVSLFMAEAISAIGIMSLITIALYCFTGYQDDIKKITKKHNEGLSVRGKLMLQIAVAILPAFYMVYVNNTAINFFNLYQLDLGWFYPLFAILIVIGSSNAVNLTDGLDGLAAGNSFIAFTTLAVLAFINGYTSLSIISAAIAGACLGFLYFNKYPAKIFMGDTGSLALGGALGALAILSKNEFWLLFIGIIFIIETLSVIIQVISFKTTGKRVFKMSPIHHHFELCGWSELKIVYTFWAVTLVFCVLAVVIRLLMV, encoded by the coding sequence ATGACACTTGTATTTGTATCAGGATTAATAGCACTGCTTTTGACAATGATAGCAGGTGTGCCGTATCTTGATTTTTTGAAGAAAAAAACGCTTGGGCAGTACATTAGAGAAGAGGTACCCGAAAGACATAACCAAAAAGCAGGCACCCCGACCATGGGCGGTATTATCATAGTAGTATCCGCCATAGTAGCGTCAGTTGTATCGCTTTTTATGGCGGAGGCTATTTCAGCCATAGGGATAATGTCTTTAATAACCATAGCTTTGTACTGTTTTACAGGTTATCAGGACGATATTAAAAAGATTACAAAAAAACATAACGAGGGTTTATCCGTAAGGGGTAAATTGATGCTGCAAATAGCTGTAGCTATTTTGCCGGCTTTTTATATGGTTTATGTAAATAACACCGCAATTAACTTTTTTAATTTATACCAGCTGGATTTAGGCTGGTTCTACCCGCTTTTTGCTATTTTGATAGTAATAGGCTCTTCTAATGCAGTAAATTTGACAGACGGGCTTGACGGTCTGGCTGCCGGAAATTCTTTTATTGCCTTTACAACTCTGGCAGTTCTTGCCTTTATAAACGGATATACAAGCTTATCCATTATATCGGCGGCTATTGCGGGTGCTTGTTTGGGATTTTTGTACTTTAACAAATATCCCGCAAAAATATTTATGGGCGATACGGGAAGTTTGGCATTAGGCGGCGCCTTGGGCGCACTTGCCATTTTAAGCAAAAACGAATTTTGGCTTTTATTCATAGGTATAATTTTTATCATAGAAACTTTGTCTGTAATAATTCAGGTTATAAGCTTTAAAACCACAGGCAAGAGGGTTTTCAAAATGTCGCCTATCCATCACCATTTTGAACTTTGCGGCTGGAGTGAATTGAAGATAGTTTATACATTTTGGGCTGTTACCCTTGTTTTTTGTGTTTTGGCTGTAGTAATAAGATTGTTGATGGTGTAG
- the tmk gene encoding dTMP kinase, translated as MGKLSKTKHGYDGLLIVIEGTDGSGKSTQIELLKKYLECEAYGVVISEWKSSELIASVIDDAKERNLFNANTFSLMYASDFAFRLENQVLPALQAGFAVLMDRYTYTAYARDVVRGVKPSWVRKLYNYAPAPDMTFYIDIPVKPLLKRIIASKGFDYYESGRDIGLSTDFYESFKIYQAKILEEYGKMVDEYNFIRVDGNKPIEENHEFIKEKVAELLKTNVLK; from the coding sequence TTGGGCAAACTAAGTAAGACAAAGCATGGCTATGACGGACTTTTGATAGTCATTGAAGGTACGGACGGTTCAGGAAAATCGACCCAGATTGAGCTGTTGAAAAAATACCTTGAATGTGAGGCTTACGGCGTAGTTATCAGCGAATGGAAATCTTCTGAACTTATTGCAAGCGTCATCGATGATGCCAAAGAACGTAATTTGTTTAACGCTAATACTTTTAGCCTGATGTATGCTTCGGATTTCGCATTCAGGCTTGAAAATCAGGTTTTACCCGCACTGCAGGCAGGGTTTGCTGTTTTAATGGACAGATATACTTATACAGCTTATGCAAGGGATGTGGTAAGAGGAGTTAAACCAAGCTGGGTAAGAAAACTCTATAATTATGCCCCTGCTCCCGATATGACGTTTTATATAGATATTCCGGTTAAGCCTTTGTTAAAAAGAATTATCGCTTCAAAGGGTTTCGATTATTATGAATCGGGAAGAGATATAGGTTTAAGTACGGATTTTTATGAATCTTTTAAAATCTATCAGGCTAAGATTTTAGAAGAATATGGAAAAATGGTTGATGAATATAACTTCATAAGGGTTGACGGGAATAAGCCGATTGAAGAAAACCATGAATTTATCAAAGAAAAAGTTGCAGAACTGTTAAAAACCAACGTTTTAAAATAA